One region of Planctomycetota bacterium genomic DNA includes:
- the infB gene encoding translation initiation factor IF-2 codes for MAVRIYSLAKELKLDSKDLVDLCAKAGVAGKGSALASLTDDEEVRVRAFVAGGAKNAPRATASVVAKAEGASGTAAIEAAGESSTFRREDYIAPAGVTNKPPMITARADKEKSSEKKPVEREKSPPKPAAPAIRVAPLPPSALKTPPPTSAEPAPQKPEIKLGLDAFRAARAAGSTPLQAHMRSHDSKRKTDGPAAPPTPSAPRGKPGGTGAPPAKRPGGPAAPLPLSALEGVRDRKGRVGGKGAEADKALGGREQRQHNRKQVQADRLTRQMLSGDEDGWSRSRRAKHKAHPVGTAPRKGHSTVQIPCTVRSFSEQLGVRVTQVLAKLLGLGTMATINTELSVETVQLLALEFGFEIELRQAVDAEEQMLKNIEDRVDEEGSLVPRAPVVTFLGHVDHGKTSLLDRIIGINVVSGESGGITQHIRAYRIEKDGRPIAFVDTPGHEAFTQMRARGANVTDIAVLVVAADDGVMPQTEEAISHARAANVPIVIALNKVDLPGINYDRIYTQLVTAGLQPTEWGGDVELVRCSAHTGEGIDKLLETLLTIAELHDYRANPSRPAHGTCLEASLSEGQGVMAKVLVQNGTLSVGDIIVCGPAYGRIKVMYDTLDPNKTYESALPSTPVNISGLDITPGAGDHFYELEDIAIARDVAEKRRRISRETALGGALGHVTLETLHDRLGSSDKVSVLNLILRADVRGSIEAIQKELGKLTHDEVQVKVLQATVGGITEADIHLADASDAIVIGFNVVPDEKARVLAESLGVQVRRYDIIYQVTDDLKLALEGMLKPERREVEQGRALVQRTFSISRVGTIAGCRVIGGTIERSGRARVIRDSRVVGDYAIDSLKREKDDAREVREGLECGIKLANFNDLKEGDVLEVYRVEEVARTL; via the coding sequence TTGGCCGTTCGCATTTATTCACTCGCTAAAGAGCTTAAGCTCGACAGCAAGGACCTGGTCGACCTCTGCGCCAAAGCCGGCGTGGCAGGGAAGGGCTCGGCTCTCGCTAGTTTGACCGACGACGAAGAAGTGCGCGTCCGCGCCTTTGTGGCCGGCGGCGCCAAGAACGCTCCTCGCGCCACCGCCAGTGTCGTCGCCAAGGCGGAGGGGGCATCGGGTACCGCGGCCATCGAAGCGGCCGGCGAGTCCTCCACCTTCCGTCGCGAGGACTACATCGCCCCCGCGGGCGTCACCAACAAGCCGCCGATGATCACGGCCCGCGCCGACAAGGAAAAATCGTCTGAGAAGAAGCCGGTCGAGCGCGAGAAATCACCGCCCAAGCCAGCCGCTCCGGCGATTCGCGTGGCGCCATTGCCGCCGTCGGCCCTGAAGACGCCGCCACCGACCTCGGCCGAGCCGGCGCCGCAGAAGCCCGAAATCAAGCTGGGCCTCGACGCCTTCCGCGCCGCGCGCGCCGCCGGCTCGACACCGCTACAAGCGCACATGCGCTCGCACGACTCGAAGCGCAAGACCGACGGCCCCGCCGCGCCTCCCACCCCCAGCGCCCCGCGCGGCAAGCCGGGCGGCACGGGCGCGCCGCCGGCCAAGCGGCCCGGTGGCCCCGCGGCGCCGTTGCCGTTGTCGGCCCTGGAAGGGGTGCGCGACCGCAAGGGACGCGTCGGCGGCAAAGGTGCGGAAGCGGACAAGGCGCTGGGCGGACGCGAGCAGCGTCAGCACAACCGCAAGCAGGTCCAGGCCGATCGTTTGACCCGGCAGATGCTGTCGGGGGACGAAGATGGCTGGTCACGCTCGCGTCGCGCGAAGCATAAAGCGCACCCCGTCGGCACCGCGCCGCGCAAGGGGCACTCCACGGTGCAGATTCCCTGCACGGTTCGCAGCTTTTCCGAACAACTGGGCGTGCGCGTCACGCAGGTGCTGGCCAAGTTGCTGGGCCTGGGCACGATGGCCACGATCAACACCGAGTTGTCGGTCGAAACAGTCCAGTTGCTGGCGCTGGAGTTCGGCTTTGAAATCGAACTTCGCCAGGCGGTCGATGCCGAAGAGCAAATGCTCAAGAACATCGAAGACCGCGTTGACGAGGAAGGCTCGCTCGTGCCGCGGGCGCCGGTTGTCACGTTCTTGGGACACGTCGATCACGGCAAGACGTCGCTGTTGGATCGGATTATCGGCATCAACGTGGTCAGCGGCGAAAGCGGCGGCATCACCCAGCACATCCGCGCTTACCGTATTGAGAAGGACGGTCGGCCGATCGCCTTTGTCGATACGCCGGGTCACGAAGCGTTCACCCAAATGCGCGCTCGCGGCGCCAACGTCACCGACATTGCCGTGCTGGTGGTGGCCGCCGACGACGGTGTGATGCCACAAACCGAGGAAGCGATCAGCCACGCCCGCGCGGCCAACGTGCCGATTGTCATCGCCTTGAACAAGGTCGACCTGCCGGGCATCAACTACGATCGCATTTACACACAGCTCGTCACGGCCGGCTTGCAGCCGACCGAATGGGGCGGCGACGTCGAGTTGGTGCGCTGCAGTGCCCACACCGGCGAAGGGATCGACAAGCTGCTGGAAACGCTGCTGACGATCGCCGAACTACACGACTATCGCGCCAACCCGTCGCGCCCGGCCCACGGCACGTGCTTGGAAGCTTCGCTCAGCGAAGGCCAAGGCGTGATGGCCAAGGTGCTGGTGCAAAACGGCACGCTCAGCGTCGGCGACATCATTGTCTGTGGTCCAGCGTATGGCCGTATCAAGGTGATGTACGACACGCTGGACCCGAACAAGACGTACGAGTCGGCCTTGCCGTCGACGCCGGTGAACATTTCCGGCTTGGACATTACCCCCGGCGCCGGCGATCACTTCTACGAGTTGGAAGATATTGCCATTGCCCGCGACGTCGCCGAGAAGCGGCGGCGGATTTCGCGCGAGACCGCGCTGGGCGGCGCTTTGGGACACGTCACGCTGGAAACGCTGCACGATCGCCTGGGCAGCTCGGACAAGGTCAGCGTGTTGAACCTGATTTTGCGGGCCGATGTCCGCGGTTCGATCGAAGCCATTCAGAAAGAGCTGGGCAAGCTCACCCACGACGAAGTGCAAGTCAAGGTGCTGCAAGCCACGGTCGGCGGCATTACCGAAGCCGACATCCACCTGGCCGACGCGTCCGACGCCATTGTCATCGGCTTTAACGTGGTGCCCGACGAAAAGGCCCGCGTGCTGGCCGAGAGCCTGGGCGTGCAGGTCCGCCGCTACGACATCATCTACCAGGTGACCGACGATTTGAAGTTGGCGCTCGAGGGGATGCTCAAGCCCGAACGGCGCGAAGTCGAGCAGGGACGGGCCTTGGTCCAGCGGACGTTCAGCATCAGCCGCGTGGGCACCATCGCCGGCTGCCGCGTGATTGGCGGCACGATCGAGCGCAGCGGCCGCGCCCGGGTGATTCGGGACAGTCGCGTGGTCGGCGATTATGCCATCGACTCGTTGAAACGGGAAAAAGACGACGCCCGCGAGGTCCGCGAAGGGCTGGAATGCGGGATCAAGCTGGCCAACTTCAACGACCTGAAGGAAGGAGACGTGCTCGAGGTCTACCGCGTCGAGGAAGTGGCCCGCACGTTGTAA
- the rbfA gene encoding 30S ribosome-binding factor RbfA — protein MSSRRLQKAASAIREVVSMAILTEMKDPRIKDVTVTHVEVLPDMRQARVHVSIMGNETKQDLALRGLRSAAGFLQSRIADRIETRYTPRLEFVLDQGVKKSIAIAQILQRVLPPEDKPAATADEASDVDADEDTEYTDEDEAADDDLDAEQHD, from the coding sequence ATGTCGAGCCGCCGTCTGCAAAAAGCCGCGTCCGCCATTCGCGAAGTGGTCAGCATGGCCATTTTGACCGAGATGAAGGATCCCCGGATCAAGGACGTGACGGTCACGCACGTGGAAGTGCTGCCCGACATGCGCCAGGCGCGAGTTCACGTCTCGATCATGGGGAACGAAACGAAACAAGACTTGGCCCTGCGCGGGCTGCGGAGCGCGGCGGGCTTTTTGCAGTCGCGAATCGCCGACCGGATCGAAACCCGCTACACCCCGCGGCTGGAGTTTGTGTTGGACCAAGGGGTGAAGAAATCGATTGCGATCGCCCAGATTTTGCAGCGTGTGCTTCCCCCCGAGGACAAGCCCGCGGCGACCGCGGACGAAGCCAGCGATGTCGACGCGGATGAGGACACCGAATACACGGACGAAGACGAGGCGGCCGACGACGACTTGGACGCGGAACAACACGACTGA